From a single Theropithecus gelada isolate Dixy chromosome 8, Tgel_1.0, whole genome shotgun sequence genomic region:
- the KLF10 gene encoding Krueppel-like factor 10 isoform X1 has protein sequence MLNFGASLQQTAEERMKMISERPKESMYSWNKTAEKSDFEAVEALMSMSCSWKSDFKKYVENRPVTPVSDLSEEENLLPGTPDFHTIPAFCLTPPYSPSDFEPSQVSNLMAPAPSTVHFKSLSDTARPHIAAPFKEEEKSPGSAPKLPKAQATSVIRHTADAQLCNHQSCPVKAASILNYQDNSFRRRTHLTVEAARKNIPCAAVSPNRSKCERSTVADVDEKASAALYDFSVPSSETVICRSQPAPVSPQQKSVLVSPPAVSAGGVPPMPVICQMVPLPASNPVVTTVVPSTPPSQPPAVCPPVVFMGTQVPKGAVMFVVPQPVVQSSKPPVVSPNGTRLSPIAPAPGFSPSAAKVTPQIDSSRIRSHICSHPGCGKTYFKSSHLKAHTRTHTGEKPFSCSWKGCERRFARSDELSRHRRTHTGEKKFACPMCDRRFMRSDHLTKHARRHLSAKKLPNWQMEVSKLNDIALPPTPAPTQ, from the exons ATGCTCAACTTCGGTGCCTCTCTCCAGCAGACTGCG gaagaaagaatgaaaatgatttCTGAAAGGCCAAAAGAGAGTATGTATTCCTGGAACAAAACTGCAGAGAAAAGTGATTTTGAAGCTGTAGAAGCACTTATGTCAATGAGCTGCAGTTGGAAGTCTGACTTTAAGAAATACGTTGAAAACAGACCGGTTACACCAGTATCTGATTTGTCAGAGGAAGAGAATCTGCTTCCTGGAACACCTGATTTTCATACAATCCCAGCATTT tGTTTGACTCCACCTTACAGTCCTTCTGACTTTGAACCCTCTCAAGTGTCCAATCTGATGGCACCAGCGCCATCTACTGTACACTTCAAGTCACTCTCAGATACTGCCAGACCTCACATTGCTGCACCtttcaaagaggaagaaaagagccCAGGATCTGCCCCCAAACTCCCCAAAGCTCAGGCAACAAGTGTGATTCGTCATACAGCTGATGCCCAGCTGTGTAACCACCAGTCCTGCCCAGTGAAAGCAGCCAGCATCCTCAACTATCAGGACAATTCTTTTAGAAGAAGAACCCACCTAACTGTTGAGGCTGCAAGAAAGAACATACCATGTGCCGCTGTGTCACCAAACAGATCCAAATGTGAGAGAAGCACAGTGGCAGATGTTGATGAGAAAGCAAGTGCTGCACTTTATGACTTTTCCGTGCCTTCCTCAGAGACGGTCATCTGCAGGTCTCAGCCAGCCCCCGTGTCCCCACAGCAGAAGTCAGTGTTGGTCTCTCCACCTGCAGTATCTGCAGGGGGAGTGCCACCTATGCCAGTCATCTGCCAGATGGTTCCCCTTCCTGCCAGCAACCCTGTTGTGACAACAGTCGTTCCCAGCACTCCTCCCAGCCAGCCACCAGCCGTTTGCCCCCCTGTTGTGTTCATGGGCACACAAGTCCCCAAAGGCGCCGTCATGTTTGTGGTACCCCAGCCCGTTGTGCAAAGTTCAAAGCCTCCAGTGGTGAGCCCGAATGGCACCAGACTCTCTCCCATTGCCCCTGCTCCTGGGTTTTCCCCTTCAGCAGCAAAAGTCACTCCTCAGATTGATTCATCAAGGATAAGAAGTCACATCTGTAGCCACCCAGGATGTGGCAAGACATACTTTAAAAGTTCCCATCTGAAGGCCCACACGAGGACGCACACAG gaGAAAAACCTTTCAGCTGTAGCTGGAAAGGTTGTGAAAGGAGGTTTGCCCGTTCTGATGAACTGTCCAGACACAGGCGAACCCACACGGGTGAGAAGAAATTTGCGTGCCCCATGTGTGACCGGCGGTTCATGAGGAGTGACCATTTGACCAAGCATGCACGGCGCCATCTATCAGccaagaaactaccaaactggcAGATGGAAGTGAGCAAGTTAAACGACATTGCTCTACCTCCAACCCCTGCTCCCACACAGTGA
- the KLF10 gene encoding Krueppel-like factor 10 isoform X2: MEERMKMISERPKESMYSWNKTAEKSDFEAVEALMSMSCSWKSDFKKYVENRPVTPVSDLSEEENLLPGTPDFHTIPAFCLTPPYSPSDFEPSQVSNLMAPAPSTVHFKSLSDTARPHIAAPFKEEEKSPGSAPKLPKAQATSVIRHTADAQLCNHQSCPVKAASILNYQDNSFRRRTHLTVEAARKNIPCAAVSPNRSKCERSTVADVDEKASAALYDFSVPSSETVICRSQPAPVSPQQKSVLVSPPAVSAGGVPPMPVICQMVPLPASNPVVTTVVPSTPPSQPPAVCPPVVFMGTQVPKGAVMFVVPQPVVQSSKPPVVSPNGTRLSPIAPAPGFSPSAAKVTPQIDSSRIRSHICSHPGCGKTYFKSSHLKAHTRTHTGEKPFSCSWKGCERRFARSDELSRHRRTHTGEKKFACPMCDRRFMRSDHLTKHARRHLSAKKLPNWQMEVSKLNDIALPPTPAPTQ; encoded by the exons ATG gaagaaagaatgaaaatgatttCTGAAAGGCCAAAAGAGAGTATGTATTCCTGGAACAAAACTGCAGAGAAAAGTGATTTTGAAGCTGTAGAAGCACTTATGTCAATGAGCTGCAGTTGGAAGTCTGACTTTAAGAAATACGTTGAAAACAGACCGGTTACACCAGTATCTGATTTGTCAGAGGAAGAGAATCTGCTTCCTGGAACACCTGATTTTCATACAATCCCAGCATTT tGTTTGACTCCACCTTACAGTCCTTCTGACTTTGAACCCTCTCAAGTGTCCAATCTGATGGCACCAGCGCCATCTACTGTACACTTCAAGTCACTCTCAGATACTGCCAGACCTCACATTGCTGCACCtttcaaagaggaagaaaagagccCAGGATCTGCCCCCAAACTCCCCAAAGCTCAGGCAACAAGTGTGATTCGTCATACAGCTGATGCCCAGCTGTGTAACCACCAGTCCTGCCCAGTGAAAGCAGCCAGCATCCTCAACTATCAGGACAATTCTTTTAGAAGAAGAACCCACCTAACTGTTGAGGCTGCAAGAAAGAACATACCATGTGCCGCTGTGTCACCAAACAGATCCAAATGTGAGAGAAGCACAGTGGCAGATGTTGATGAGAAAGCAAGTGCTGCACTTTATGACTTTTCCGTGCCTTCCTCAGAGACGGTCATCTGCAGGTCTCAGCCAGCCCCCGTGTCCCCACAGCAGAAGTCAGTGTTGGTCTCTCCACCTGCAGTATCTGCAGGGGGAGTGCCACCTATGCCAGTCATCTGCCAGATGGTTCCCCTTCCTGCCAGCAACCCTGTTGTGACAACAGTCGTTCCCAGCACTCCTCCCAGCCAGCCACCAGCCGTTTGCCCCCCTGTTGTGTTCATGGGCACACAAGTCCCCAAAGGCGCCGTCATGTTTGTGGTACCCCAGCCCGTTGTGCAAAGTTCAAAGCCTCCAGTGGTGAGCCCGAATGGCACCAGACTCTCTCCCATTGCCCCTGCTCCTGGGTTTTCCCCTTCAGCAGCAAAAGTCACTCCTCAGATTGATTCATCAAGGATAAGAAGTCACATCTGTAGCCACCCAGGATGTGGCAAGACATACTTTAAAAGTTCCCATCTGAAGGCCCACACGAGGACGCACACAG gaGAAAAACCTTTCAGCTGTAGCTGGAAAGGTTGTGAAAGGAGGTTTGCCCGTTCTGATGAACTGTCCAGACACAGGCGAACCCACACGGGTGAGAAGAAATTTGCGTGCCCCATGTGTGACCGGCGGTTCATGAGGAGTGACCATTTGACCAAGCATGCACGGCGCCATCTATCAGccaagaaactaccaaactggcAGATGGAAGTGAGCAAGTTAAACGACATTGCTCTACCTCCAACCCCTGCTCCCACACAGTGA